In Nostoc sp. CENA543, a single genomic region encodes these proteins:
- a CDS encoding transglycosylase domain-containing protein codes for MNSPQPPQKPQTLLGQLTQAVHTIQARVDFSKLALKPNAKVPELWVQDAGADKAEIYPLLGDRYLLGRSSKSCDIVIRNPVVSQIHLSLSRDSSHRKPVFVIKDENSTNGIYRGKRRVNNLELRHGDILTLGPPELAASVRLQYVDPPPWYVKAATWTGYGVAGVSALLGLVIGVESLKFRVRPLPTATRAPVVVYARDGSTPLREPRTVAHVDMKRLEDFGPYLPAAVIASEDSRYYWHIGVDPLGVLRAVLINTRSGDVQQGASTITQQVSRSLFREYVGAQDSIGRKVREAIVSLKLEAFYSKDEILLTYLNRVFLGADTSGFEDAAKYYFDKSAKDLNLAEAATLVGILPAPNAFNFCGDGPRKLDAADYRNRVIKRMLEMGKISQEEANRARRSTVQVSPKVCEQQAKTIAPYFYDYVFVELEKILGEGAAREGNYIIETQLDPRIQAQAEASLQNAVRTAGSTFRFSQGGMVTLDTRTGSILAMVGGTDYRQSQFNRAVQAKRQPGSTFKIFAYTQALVQGIPASRTYSCSPLTWQGFTYRPCRSGADISLDIATGLALSENPIALRIGREVGLDRVVSMAQRLGVKSSLEPVPGLILGQSVVNVLEMTGAFGAIGNRGVWNPPHAISRILDSSDCRDRNDFKTCRVIYSFDQDREANKRVLPTAVADEMTNLMQGVVTRGTGRSAALGLGEAGKTGTTDKNVDLWFIGFIPSRRLVTGVWLGNDNNSPTNGSSAQAAQLWGNYMRRITR; via the coding sequence ATGAACTCTCCCCAACCTCCCCAAAAGCCACAAACGTTACTTGGTCAACTGACTCAAGCAGTACATACGATTCAAGCTAGGGTTGACTTTTCTAAATTGGCACTCAAGCCTAATGCCAAGGTACCAGAACTCTGGGTGCAGGATGCCGGAGCAGATAAGGCAGAGATATATCCATTGTTGGGCGATCGCTATCTTCTAGGGCGCAGTTCCAAATCCTGTGATATAGTCATCCGCAACCCCGTTGTCAGCCAAATTCATCTGTCCTTATCGCGGGATTCTTCACACCGTAAACCCGTGTTTGTGATTAAAGATGAAAACTCCACGAATGGCATTTATCGCGGTAAGCGACGCGTTAATAACTTAGAACTACGTCATGGCGATATTCTCACCCTCGGCCCGCCAGAGCTCGCGGCTTCAGTGCGTCTGCAATATGTCGATCCGCCACCGTGGTACGTCAAAGCTGCAACCTGGACTGGTTATGGTGTAGCTGGTGTGAGTGCCTTGCTAGGATTGGTGATTGGGGTGGAATCTTTAAAATTTCGCGTCCGTCCTCTACCCACAGCGACCCGTGCGCCTGTGGTAGTATATGCCCGTGATGGTAGTACCCCTTTACGTGAACCCAGAACAGTGGCTCACGTAGATATGAAGCGGCTAGAAGATTTTGGGCCTTATTTGCCGGCGGCGGTGATTGCTTCGGAAGATAGCCGCTATTATTGGCACATCGGGGTTGACCCCTTGGGTGTTTTACGGGCTGTGTTGATTAATACTCGGAGTGGGGATGTCCAGCAGGGAGCTAGTACCATCACCCAGCAGGTGTCTAGAAGTTTATTTCGGGAATATGTGGGCGCGCAAGACTCCATTGGGCGCAAAGTCAGAGAAGCCATTGTTTCCTTGAAATTAGAAGCATTCTACAGCAAAGATGAAATTTTGCTGACTTATTTGAATCGAGTATTTTTAGGGGCGGATACCTCTGGATTTGAAGATGCGGCTAAATATTACTTTGATAAATCAGCCAAGGATTTAAATCTAGCGGAAGCCGCTACTTTAGTGGGTATTTTACCTGCTCCCAATGCGTTTAACTTTTGTGGAGATGGGCCAAGGAAACTGGATGCAGCCGACTATCGCAACCGTGTAATTAAACGGATGCTAGAAATGGGCAAAATTAGCCAAGAAGAAGCTAACCGCGCCAGAAGATCCACAGTACAAGTCAGTCCCAAGGTTTGCGAACAGCAAGCTAAGACCATTGCACCTTATTTTTATGATTATGTGTTTGTGGAACTAGAGAAAATTCTGGGTGAAGGTGCAGCCAGGGAAGGCAATTACATCATTGAAACTCAGCTAGACCCCAGAATTCAAGCTCAAGCAGAAGCATCTCTGCAAAATGCTGTCAGAACAGCCGGTTCAACTTTCCGCTTTTCTCAAGGGGGAATGGTCACTTTAGATACTAGAACTGGCAGTATTTTGGCTATGGTAGGAGGCACGGACTATCGGCAAAGTCAGTTTAATCGGGCTGTACAAGCGAAACGTCAACCAGGTTCTACATTTAAAATTTTTGCCTATACCCAAGCCCTTGTCCAAGGTATACCAGCATCCAGGACATATTCCTGTTCTCCTTTAACTTGGCAAGGTTTTACTTATCGGCCTTGTCGTTCAGGTGCAGATATAAGTTTAGATATTGCTACTGGCTTGGCACTTTCAGAAAACCCTATTGCTTTGCGGATAGGTAGGGAAGTGGGTTTAGATAGAGTGGTGTCAATGGCACAGCGTTTAGGGGTAAAGTCATCCCTTGAACCCGTACCAGGTTTGATATTGGGTCAAAGTGTAGTCAATGTTTTAGAAATGACTGGTGCTTTCGGTGCTATCGGCAATCGGGGCGTGTGGAATCCTCCCCATGCTATTAGTAGGATTTTAGACAGCAGTGATTGCCGCGATCGCAATGATTTTAAAACCTGTCGTGTCATTTACTCCTTCGACCAAGACCGAGAAGCCAACAAAAGAGTTTTACCCACTGCTGTCGCTGACGAGATGACTAATTTAATGCAAGGGGTAGTAACAAGAGGGACTGGACGTAGCGCAGCCCTTGGACTTGGGGAAGCGGGTAAGACTGGTACAACCGATAAAAACGTTGACTTGTGGTTTATCGGTTTCATCCCCAGCCGCCGACTAGTTACAGGCGTGTGGTTAGGTAACGACAATAATTCACCCACTAACGGTAGTAGCGCACAAGCTGCTCAGTTATGGGGCAATTATATGCGGAGAATTACAAGGTAA
- a CDS encoding DUF4335 domain-containing protein, with protein MNIQRKYSLPNCTLLLEGLSDATRGAQFQELRPELSILVNAECYISNHNQPLVGGREFFESLVRAVSGYAQEFLSNVPNPQAHNQDSELVELQKIDANHHRLIVHAENAPDEFNSGANRHQQPIQIDLNTVQLFDLVEAVDQFFADTQTLPELSLELQPVTRRYGGASQAIIKQAVPATIGVSSLAVAAIAFSLIPAPEVRPPETKPQEQSSNTSTNAPTQTPSTTTTTTPIAESTPTAATTVAATPAPTAATTVAATPAPTAATTPPAIKDLEALLSNVNEITDPSQLKALNRQVWNQIEPSWKSRTEVKQDLVYRVGVAADGSIVGYKAVNKEANQGIELTPLPNLIYSLAKRPPIPNEPIAQFKVVFTSKGILEVSPWRGYARTPEVIGAKITDSNTIKTLNKTLYDTVRQNWGGTPTFNKDLKYRVAINKDGVIADYEPLNQVAFDYFRETPLPQIMQAVYGSNSTAPDNKQALAHFQVIFKPSGQLEVTPWQGYQ; from the coding sequence ATGAATATTCAACGTAAGTACAGTTTACCTAATTGTACATTGCTTCTAGAGGGATTAAGTGATGCTACACGCGGCGCACAGTTTCAAGAACTGCGTCCAGAACTGTCAATATTGGTCAATGCAGAATGCTATATCTCCAATCACAATCAACCCCTTGTAGGAGGAAGAGAGTTTTTTGAAAGCTTGGTGAGAGCTGTAAGCGGCTATGCTCAGGAATTTTTAAGTAATGTACCCAATCCCCAAGCACATAACCAAGACTCAGAATTGGTGGAATTGCAGAAAATTGACGCTAACCACCACAGATTGATAGTTCATGCTGAAAACGCGCCGGATGAATTTAATTCTGGTGCTAATCGTCATCAACAGCCCATTCAAATTGATTTAAATACAGTACAGTTGTTTGATTTGGTGGAAGCTGTAGATCAATTTTTTGCAGACACCCAAACTTTACCGGAGTTATCTTTAGAACTGCAACCAGTCACCAGGCGTTACGGTGGTGCGAGTCAAGCCATTATCAAACAAGCCGTACCCGCAACTATTGGTGTTTCTAGTTTAGCAGTGGCAGCGATCGCCTTCAGTTTAATTCCTGCCCCAGAAGTTCGTCCACCAGAAACTAAACCACAGGAGCAAAGTTCTAACACCTCAACTAATGCTCCCACTCAGACTCCCAGCACAACAACTACAACCACACCCATTGCTGAGTCTACACCTACAGCAGCCACAACCGTCGCTGCAACTCCCGCACCTACAGCAGCCACAACCGTCGCTGCAACTCCCGCACCTACAGCAGCCACAACTCCACCTGCTATCAAAGATTTAGAAGCACTTTTAAGTAACGTTAATGAAATTACAGATCCCTCTCAACTCAAAGCTTTAAATCGTCAAGTTTGGAATCAAATTGAACCCTCTTGGAAAAGTCGCACAGAAGTTAAACAGGATTTAGTTTATCGTGTGGGAGTCGCGGCGGATGGTTCTATTGTTGGTTACAAAGCCGTCAACAAAGAAGCCAACCAAGGTATAGAATTAACTCCCTTGCCCAACCTCATTTATAGTCTGGCTAAACGTCCTCCCATTCCTAATGAACCCATTGCCCAATTTAAGGTCGTTTTTACCAGTAAAGGCATATTAGAGGTGAGTCCTTGGCGGGGATATGCCAGAACACCAGAAGTCATAGGGGCAAAAATCACAGACTCCAACACCATCAAAACTTTAAATAAAACACTTTACGATACAGTCCGACAAAATTGGGGTGGTACCCCCACCTTCAACAAAGATTTGAAGTACCGTGTTGCTATTAATAAGGACGGCGTAATTGCTGATTATGAACCTCTAAACCAAGTAGCTTTTGACTATTTTCGGGAAACACCTTTACCCCAAATTATGCAAGCTGTTTACGGTTCTAATTCCACCGCCCCTGATAATAAACAAGCTTTAGCACACTTTCAAGTCATCTTCAAACCTAGTGGTCAGTTAGAAGTTACTCCTTGGCAGGGGTATCAGTGA
- a CDS encoding DUF3038 domain-containing protein, with the protein MNVSASLTPFNSPTPPSLPMILDTLPDPAIAGQGCPARTRLQIDLILLAIEALELGGSEAILAFAEELDLKGIVKDRVNLWRMRSSNPIRRAHIRRPLSIMEAKALVVIACYIARRLTVVIRQMLMICQQMNDKQIPLEQNLRLSNYLERFRAHFKSRMNARRFGALAVNSDEKLNDLAINLLGQLLFCTGTAGMQRFWISLFDGEVE; encoded by the coding sequence ATGAATGTCTCAGCAAGCTTAACGCCGTTCAATAGTCCAACCCCCCCATCATTGCCGATGATTTTGGACACTTTACCAGATCCCGCGATCGCCGGACAGGGATGTCCCGCTAGAACTAGATTGCAAATTGATCTCATCTTATTGGCGATAGAAGCTTTAGAATTAGGTGGTTCTGAAGCTATCCTGGCTTTTGCTGAAGAGTTGGATTTGAAGGGCATTGTCAAAGATAGGGTAAATTTGTGGCGGATGCGTAGTTCTAACCCCATCAGAAGAGCGCATATCCGCCGCCCTTTAAGCATTATGGAAGCAAAAGCCTTAGTAGTGATTGCCTGTTACATCGCTCGACGGTTAACAGTTGTCATTCGGCAAATGCTGATGATTTGTCAGCAGATGAACGACAAACAAATCCCCTTAGAACAGAATTTGCGCCTATCTAATTATTTGGAAAGATTTAGAGCGCACTTCAAAAGCAGAATGAATGCCCGTCGTTTTGGTGCATTGGCTGTAAATTCTGATGAAAAATTGAACGACTTAGCGATAAATTTACTAGGACAATTGTTATTTTGTACTGGTACAGCAGGAATGCAGCGTTTCTGGATTAGTCTTTTTGACGGTGAAGTGGAATGA
- a CDS encoding adenine phosphoribosyltransferase codes for MDLKSLIRDIPDFPKPGIMFRDITTLLRDREGLRYTIDFFTEKCIESGFEVDYVAGMESRGFIFGTPLAYRLGAGFIPVRKKGKLPAAVHSVEYQLEYGTDCLEVHQDALHPGSRVLIVDDLIATGGTATATAQLVQQIGCELVGFGFIIELRDLQGRKNLPDVPIISLVEY; via the coding sequence ATGGATCTAAAATCTCTCATTCGCGACATTCCAGATTTTCCTAAGCCCGGCATTATGTTTCGGGATATCACTACTTTACTGCGCGATCGCGAAGGATTGCGCTATACTATTGACTTTTTTACAGAAAAATGTATTGAGTCTGGTTTTGAGGTTGATTATGTTGCGGGTATGGAGTCACGGGGGTTCATTTTTGGTACACCATTGGCTTATAGATTAGGTGCTGGTTTTATCCCTGTCCGCAAAAAAGGCAAGTTGCCAGCAGCAGTCCATTCAGTGGAATATCAGCTAGAGTATGGTACTGACTGTTTAGAAGTGCATCAAGATGCTTTACACCCAGGTAGCAGAGTTTTAATCGTAGATGATTTGATTGCCACTGGAGGAACAGCTACTGCCACGGCTCAGTTAGTCCAGCAAATAGGCTGCGAATTAGTGGGATTTGGGTTTATTATCGAGCTACGAGATTTACAAGGACGTAAGAATTTGCCAGATGTGCCAATAATTTCTTTAGTTGAATATTAG
- a CDS encoding ABC transporter permease — protein MTSTRISGDTFWNWLIRFITSETFIYVVKRILQSLLTILLASALTFFIMKLSPGNYVDTLRSNPKISPERVAELIKQFGLDKPWTEQYRLWLWRIITKGDFGTSFVYQRSVASLLWERVPATLLLAIASLIFTWAIAIPLGIVAAVKQNKAADRILQVISYTGQGFPSFITVLCLLIFAQYTTPLFPVGGMTSINHTDLSWFGKILDVGWHMILPTIALSITSFAGLQRIMRGELLDVLRQDYIQTARAKGLPENRVIYVHALRNAINPLITLLGFELAGLLGGAFIAEQFFNWPGLGRLTLQAVIAKDQYLVMASLVMSAVLLNVGNLMADLLLKVADPRIRLDS, from the coding sequence GTGACTTCTACACGCATTTCTGGGGATACGTTTTGGAACTGGTTGATCAGATTTATCACCAGCGAAACCTTTATTTATGTAGTGAAACGGATATTGCAGTCGCTGTTGACTATTTTGTTAGCGTCGGCGTTGACATTTTTCATTATGAAATTGTCCCCAGGGAATTATGTAGACACACTGCGGTCAAATCCAAAAATTTCCCCAGAAAGAGTAGCAGAATTAATCAAGCAATTTGGTTTAGATAAGCCGTGGACAGAACAATATAGGCTATGGTTGTGGCGCATTATCACTAAGGGTGATTTTGGTACCAGCTTTGTATACCAACGTTCAGTTGCATCGCTGTTGTGGGAGAGAGTACCAGCTACTTTACTTTTAGCGATCGCTTCTTTAATTTTCACATGGGCGATCGCTATTCCTTTAGGGATTGTGGCTGCTGTCAAACAAAATAAAGCCGCAGACCGGATTTTGCAGGTGATTAGCTATACCGGTCAAGGATTTCCCAGTTTCATTACTGTGCTGTGTCTTTTAATATTCGCCCAATACACCACACCGTTATTTCCAGTCGGTGGAATGACGAGCATTAACCATACAGATTTATCTTGGTTCGGTAAAATCCTAGATGTAGGCTGGCACATGATTTTACCTACTATTGCCTTGAGTATCACCAGTTTTGCCGGCTTACAACGCATCATGCGTGGTGAATTACTAGACGTACTAAGACAAGACTACATCCAAACAGCACGCGCCAAAGGACTTCCAGAAAATCGAGTTATTTATGTTCACGCGTTGCGTAACGCCATTAACCCGTTGATTACTTTGTTAGGTTTTGAGTTAGCTGGTTTATTAGGCGGTGCATTTATCGCAGAACAGTTCTTTAACTGGCCAGGTTTAGGTAGATTAACCCTGCAAGCCGTAATTGCCAAAGACCAATATTTAGTCATGGCGAGTCTAGTCATGAGTGCTGTATTGCTCAATGTCGGCAACTTAATGGCAGACTTATTACTCAAAGTAGCAGATCCTCGTATTCGTTTAGATTCTTAG
- the purF gene encoding amidophosphoribosyltransferase, producing MIPIDSVTLDEYAQHTDDSINGLGNRPDKPEEACGVFGIYAPGENVAKLTYFGLYALQHRGQESAGIATFDGTTVHLHKDMGLVSQVFNESILEELPGGIGVGHTRYSTTGSSRKVNAQPAVVDTRLGSLALAHNGNLVNTVQLREELVKSNFNLVTTTDSEMIAFAIAEAVNAGADWLEGAIQAFHRCQGAFSLVIGTPVGVMGVRDPNGIRPLVIGTLPENPVRYVLSSETCGLDIIGAEYLRDVEPGEVVWITDEGLASYHWSQKPQPKLCIFEMIYFARPDSQMHNESLYSYRMRLGRQLAKESYVDADIVFGVPDSGIPAAIGFSQASGVAYGEGLIKNRYVGRTFIQPTQTMRESGIKMKLNPLKDVLAGKRVIIVDDSIVRGTTSRKLVKALREAGAAEVHMRISSPPVTHPCFYGIDTDTQDQLIAATKSVEEIAQQLEVDSLAYLSWSGMLEATGEDTNNFCSACFTGDYPVAIPEQVKRSKLILEKVVV from the coding sequence ATGATTCCCATCGATTCCGTCACTTTGGATGAATACGCCCAGCATACCGACGACTCAATTAATGGTCTGGGAAATCGTCCTGACAAGCCTGAAGAAGCTTGCGGAGTTTTCGGCATCTACGCACCAGGAGAAAATGTTGCCAAACTAACTTATTTTGGATTGTATGCCCTACAACATCGGGGTCAAGAATCAGCTGGCATTGCCACCTTTGATGGGACAACCGTACACCTGCACAAAGATATGGGTTTGGTGTCTCAAGTCTTTAATGAGTCGATTTTAGAAGAGTTACCTGGCGGTATTGGGGTTGGTCACACTCGCTATTCCACCACCGGCTCTAGTCGCAAAGTCAACGCTCAACCTGCTGTAGTGGACACCCGCTTAGGTTCACTAGCTTTAGCACATAACGGCAATTTAGTCAATACTGTGCAGTTGCGGGAAGAGTTAGTCAAGAGCAATTTTAACTTAGTGACAACCACTGATTCAGAGATGATTGCCTTTGCGATCGCAGAAGCAGTTAACGCAGGTGCGGACTGGTTAGAAGGAGCGATTCAGGCGTTTCATCGCTGTCAAGGCGCATTTAGTTTAGTGATAGGTACACCCGTCGGTGTGATGGGTGTGCGTGACCCTAATGGCATTCGTCCCTTAGTTATCGGGACTTTACCAGAAAACCCAGTCCGTTATGTTTTGTCTTCTGAAACCTGCGGTTTAGATATTATCGGTGCAGAATACCTGCGGGATGTTGAACCAGGTGAAGTAGTTTGGATTACCGACGAAGGTTTAGCCTCCTACCATTGGAGTCAAAAACCCCAACCCAAACTATGTATTTTTGAAATGATTTACTTTGCCCGTCCCGATAGTCAAATGCACAATGAAAGCTTGTATAGCTATCGGATGCGTTTAGGAAGGCAATTGGCAAAAGAATCCTATGTGGACGCAGATATCGTGTTTGGAGTTCCCGATTCTGGCATACCTGCGGCTATTGGCTTTTCCCAAGCCTCTGGCGTCGCCTACGGTGAAGGCTTAATTAAAAACCGCTATGTCGGACGCACATTTATTCAGCCTACCCAAACCATGCGGGAGTCGGGAATCAAAATGAAACTCAATCCGCTTAAAGATGTGTTGGCGGGTAAAAGAGTGATTATTGTTGACGACTCCATCGTGCGGGGTACAACCAGCCGCAAACTAGTCAAAGCCTTGCGTGAAGCCGGTGCAGCAGAAGTACATATGCGGATTTCCTCCCCACCGGTTACTCATCCTTGCTTCTACGGTATTGACACCGATACCCAGGATCAATTGATTGCAGCTACCAAATCTGTAGAAGAAATCGCGCAACAATTAGAAGTAGACAGCCTCGCTTACCTGAGTTGGTCAGGAATGTTGGAAGCCACAGGGGAAGACACCAATAATTTTTGTTCCGCTTGCTTCACTGGAGATTACCCCGTAGCCATCCCAGAACAGGTGAAGCGTTCTAAATTGATTTTGGAGAAAGTCGTAGTTTAG